One segment of Pontibacter akesuensis DNA contains the following:
- a CDS encoding AMP-dependent synthetase/ligase produces MNVTRPLDLLPFQLQQFPQPDCLAAKVDGTWQKYSTQQVQDYANQVSLGLLKLGVGKGDKVAIISFNRPEWVFADFGIQQVGATSVPMYPTITEEDYRYIFNDAEVKVIFVADASLYNKVVAATRGMEGVKEIYTFDEVSGAKNWKEVLELGKGEDVQQLEPLKAAVQPDDILTIIYTSGTTGNPKGVMLTHNNIVSNFMGAFPYVPVNENHRALSFLPLCHIFERMLLYLYFRAGVSIYYAESIEKVADNLKEVQPHVFTTVPRLLEKVYDKIVAKGMELEGVKRKLFFWALDLGLKYDTQKDHGWWYNKQLDLANKIIFSKWREALGGNVIAIVSGGAALQPRLARVFWSANIRVMEGYGLTETSPVISVNRFEKEDNVIGSVGKAIDGVEIKIAEDGEILTRGPHVMKGYYKKPDLTDEVIDKDGWFHTGDIGEMIEGKYLKITDRKKEMFKTSGGKYVAPQPIENKLKESVVIEQAMVVGDGRKYAAALIVPSFMGLQDWASHKGIKYTSDEEMIKQPEVIEKFQREIDKTNEGLAQYETIKKFKLIPKMWTVESGELTPTLKVKRKAITANYQSEIESMF; encoded by the coding sequence ATGAACGTAACCAGACCTTTAGACCTCTTGCCTTTTCAGTTGCAGCAGTTTCCGCAACCCGACTGCCTGGCAGCCAAAGTAGATGGCACCTGGCAGAAGTATAGCACGCAGCAAGTACAGGATTACGCGAACCAGGTAAGCCTGGGCCTGCTGAAGTTGGGTGTGGGAAAAGGCGATAAAGTAGCCATCATCTCCTTTAACCGGCCGGAGTGGGTGTTTGCCGATTTCGGCATACAGCAGGTGGGTGCTACCAGCGTGCCGATGTACCCAACCATCACCGAGGAGGATTACCGCTACATTTTTAACGATGCCGAAGTAAAGGTGATCTTTGTGGCGGATGCCAGCCTTTACAACAAGGTGGTGGCGGCCACCCGCGGCATGGAAGGGGTAAAAGAAATTTATACGTTTGATGAGGTAAGCGGCGCCAAGAACTGGAAGGAAGTGCTGGAACTGGGCAAGGGCGAAGACGTGCAGCAACTGGAGCCCCTGAAAGCTGCCGTGCAGCCAGACGACATACTGACGATCATTTATACTTCCGGCACTACCGGCAACCCAAAGGGCGTCATGCTGACGCACAACAACATTGTCAGCAACTTTATGGGCGCCTTCCCTTATGTGCCGGTAAATGAAAACCACCGCGCCCTTAGCTTCCTGCCGCTTTGCCACATTTTTGAGCGCATGTTGCTGTATTTATACTTCAGGGCGGGTGTTTCCATTTATTATGCCGAGAGCATTGAGAAAGTGGCCGATAACCTGAAAGAGGTGCAGCCGCACGTGTTTACAACGGTGCCGCGTCTGCTCGAGAAAGTGTATGACAAGATTGTAGCCAAAGGCATGGAACTGGAAGGCGTAAAGCGAAAGCTGTTCTTCTGGGCGCTGGACCTTGGCCTGAAGTATGACACCCAGAAAGACCATGGCTGGTGGTACAACAAGCAACTAGACCTGGCCAACAAGATTATCTTCAGCAAATGGCGCGAGGCACTGGGCGGTAACGTTATTGCGATTGTATCAGGCGGCGCCGCTTTGCAGCCGCGCCTGGCGCGCGTGTTCTGGTCGGCTAATATCCGCGTGATGGAGGGCTACGGCCTGACGGAGACGTCGCCAGTGATTTCGGTGAACCGTTTTGAGAAGGAAGATAACGTAATTGGCTCGGTGGGTAAGGCCATCGACGGCGTAGAGATAAAGATTGCCGAGGATGGCGAGATTCTAACCCGCGGCCCGCACGTGATGAAAGGCTACTACAAGAAGCCGGACCTGACAGACGAGGTGATCGACAAAGACGGCTGGTTCCACACCGGCGATATCGGGGAAATGATCGAGGGCAAGTACCTGAAGATCACGGACCGCAAAAAAGAGATGTTCAAGACCTCCGGTGGCAAGTATGTGGCGCCGCAGCCAATCGAGAACAAGCTGAAGGAATCGGTGGTGATTGAGCAGGCCATGGTGGTGGGCGACGGCCGCAAGTATGCCGCGGCGCTGATCGTGCCATCGTTTATGGGCTTGCAGGACTGGGCCTCGCACAAAGGCATCAAGTATACTTCGGATGAGGAGATGATCAAGCAGCCGGAGGTAATTGAGAAGTTTCAGCGCGAGATTGATAAGACAAACGAGGGCCTGGCGCAGTACGAAACCATTAAGAAGTTCAAATTGATTCCGAAGATGTGGACTGTAGAATCGGGTGAGCTAACGCCGACGCTGAAGGTGAAGCGCAAGGCCATTACCGCCAATTACCAGTCTGAAATAGAAAGCATGTTCTAG